A genomic segment from Sander vitreus isolate 19-12246 chromosome 3, sanVit1, whole genome shotgun sequence encodes:
- the LOC144515883 gene encoding rhomboid-related protein 4-like isoform X2, protein MQRSVQLGLLLLVVQLFHEGLGNIPAVTLAVLGFNVYLYMFPAAPPIKACVSFQRVFRDKEWCRLFLSPLHHVDDWHLYFNMVSFMWKGMRLEGRLGAAWFLYLLSVFFLLDGLVYMLLQAALTKLIEDSNPFVAFRDECAVGFSGVLFALKVVSNHYNPGGVTYVLHFRVSNRFASWAELVLIYLIAPRTSLVGHLAGILVGLLYTWGPLKTIMKKCAEFVSSDINAPRPSAFFSSSGYSGTRREYSEDPQPAEDHIADDASEYTESYIGGLTEDEQIEMAIRRSLNNRGQTRQGETEPPTEEEPAEDHIADDASEYTESYVAGLTEEKQIEMLIRRSLNDRVRSRRRETGHPMEEDVSPEELRSRRLKRFKQDVSNPGRGRRRRL, encoded by the exons ATGCAGAGGAGTGTCCAGCTGGGCCTGCTGCTTCTGGTGGTCCAGCTGTTCCATGAGGGTCTGGGAAACATCCCAGCAGTCACCCTGGCGGTCCTGGGGTTCAATGTGTATCTTTACATGTTCCCTGCTGCTCCACCGATAAAG GCCTGTGTGAGCTTCCAACGTGTGTTCAGGGATAAGGAGTGGTGTCGCCTCTTCCTGTCCCCGCTGCACCACGTGGACGACTGGCACCTCTACTTCAACATGGTGTCCTTCATGTGGAAGGGGATGAGGCTGGAGGGGCGTCTGGGTGCAGCCTGGTTCCTCTATCTGCTGTCAGTCTTCTTCCTGCTCGACGGACTCGTCTACATGCTGCTGCAGGCGGCGCTCACCAAACTCATCGAGGACTCGAACCCGTTCGTGGCGTTCAGAGACGAGTGTGCTGTCGGCTTCTCAG GTGTCCTGTTTGCTCTGAAGGTGGTCAGTAACCATTACAACCCAGGGGGTGTGACCTACGTGTTGCATTTCCGTGTGTCCAATCGCTTTGCTAGCTGGGCGGAGCTAGTGCTGATCTATCTAATTGCTCCCAG GACTTCTTTGGTTGGCCACCTGGCTGGGATCCTGGTGGGTCTGCTCTACACTTGGGGACCACTGAAGACCATCATGAAGAAATGTGCAG AGTTTGTATCTTCCGATATAAATGCTCCACGGCCAAGTGCATTCTTCAGCTCCTCAG GCTACAGCGGGACTAGACGAGAATACTCAGAAGATCCACAGCCTGCAGAAGATCATATTGCCGATGATGCATCTGAATATACAGAGTCTTATATCGGAGGACTGACGGAGGACGAGCAGATAGAAATGGCGATCAGAAGAAGCCTGAACAACAGAG gaCAAACCAGGCAAGGAGAAACTGAGCCGCCCACTGAGGAGGAG CCTGCAGAAGATCATATTGCCGATGATGCATCCGAATATACAGAGTCTTATGTCGCAGGACTGACGGAGGAAAAGCAGATAGAAATGTTGATCAGAAGAAGCCTGAATGACCGAG TACGGAGCAGGCGGAGAGAAACGGGGCACCCCATGGAGGAGGACGTGAGTCCCGAGGAGCTCAGGTCGAGGAGATTGAAGAGGTTTAAACAAGACGTTTCCAACCCGGGGAGGGGCAGGAGAAGAAGATTGTAA
- the LOC144515883 gene encoding rhomboid-related protein 4-like isoform X1 has protein sequence MGALRDFERSGLSFVSASLREIQSGDRCALNVDGYSVVFRMQRSVQLGLLLLVVQLFHEGLGNIPAVTLAVLGFNVYLYMFPAAPPIKACVSFQRVFRDKEWCRLFLSPLHHVDDWHLYFNMVSFMWKGMRLEGRLGAAWFLYLLSVFFLLDGLVYMLLQAALTKLIEDSNPFVAFRDECAVGFSGVLFALKVVSNHYNPGGVTYVLHFRVSNRFASWAELVLIYLIAPRTSLVGHLAGILVGLLYTWGPLKTIMKKCAEFVSSDINAPRPSAFFSSSGYSGTRREYSEDPQPAEDHIADDASEYTESYIGGLTEDEQIEMAIRRSLNNRGQTRQGETEPPTEEEPAEDHIADDASEYTESYVAGLTEEKQIEMLIRRSLNDRVRSRRRETGHPMEEDVSPEELRSRRLKRFKQDVSNPGRGRRRRL, from the exons ATGGGAGCCCTGCGTGACTTTGAGCGCTCAGGTTTAAGTTTCGTTTCTGCTTCTCTCCGGGAGATCCAGTCTGGAGACAGATGCGCGCTGAACGTTGACGGATATAGT GTTGTTTTCAGGATGCAGAGGAGTGTCCAGCTGGGCCTGCTGCTTCTGGTGGTCCAGCTGTTCCATGAGGGTCTGGGAAACATCCCAGCAGTCACCCTGGCGGTCCTGGGGTTCAATGTGTATCTTTACATGTTCCCTGCTGCTCCACCGATAAAG GCCTGTGTGAGCTTCCAACGTGTGTTCAGGGATAAGGAGTGGTGTCGCCTCTTCCTGTCCCCGCTGCACCACGTGGACGACTGGCACCTCTACTTCAACATGGTGTCCTTCATGTGGAAGGGGATGAGGCTGGAGGGGCGTCTGGGTGCAGCCTGGTTCCTCTATCTGCTGTCAGTCTTCTTCCTGCTCGACGGACTCGTCTACATGCTGCTGCAGGCGGCGCTCACCAAACTCATCGAGGACTCGAACCCGTTCGTGGCGTTCAGAGACGAGTGTGCTGTCGGCTTCTCAG GTGTCCTGTTTGCTCTGAAGGTGGTCAGTAACCATTACAACCCAGGGGGTGTGACCTACGTGTTGCATTTCCGTGTGTCCAATCGCTTTGCTAGCTGGGCGGAGCTAGTGCTGATCTATCTAATTGCTCCCAG GACTTCTTTGGTTGGCCACCTGGCTGGGATCCTGGTGGGTCTGCTCTACACTTGGGGACCACTGAAGACCATCATGAAGAAATGTGCAG AGTTTGTATCTTCCGATATAAATGCTCCACGGCCAAGTGCATTCTTCAGCTCCTCAG GCTACAGCGGGACTAGACGAGAATACTCAGAAGATCCACAGCCTGCAGAAGATCATATTGCCGATGATGCATCTGAATATACAGAGTCTTATATCGGAGGACTGACGGAGGACGAGCAGATAGAAATGGCGATCAGAAGAAGCCTGAACAACAGAG gaCAAACCAGGCAAGGAGAAACTGAGCCGCCCACTGAGGAGGAG CCTGCAGAAGATCATATTGCCGATGATGCATCCGAATATACAGAGTCTTATGTCGCAGGACTGACGGAGGAAAAGCAGATAGAAATGTTGATCAGAAGAAGCCTGAATGACCGAG TACGGAGCAGGCGGAGAGAAACGGGGCACCCCATGGAGGAGGACGTGAGTCCCGAGGAGCTCAGGTCGAGGAGATTGAAGAGGTTTAAACAAGACGTTTCCAACCCGGGGAGGGGCAGGAGAAGAAGATTGTAA